From the Theobroma cacao cultivar B97-61/B2 chromosome 2, Criollo_cocoa_genome_V2, whole genome shotgun sequence genome, one window contains:
- the LOC18606982 gene encoding galactan beta-1,4-galactosyltransferase GALS3, which yields MGKERSGGASGEKNNKMLVGVVCNFAAELKLLLTALLILCTLATLLQFIPSRFSISASDLRFCISRIAAADPPANSTTTLAQPSLFPNYTKTQVERNPQTDEVLPTGIIRRAFNPYGAAAYNFINMGSYRGGPDTFAIVGLASKPLHLYARPTYQCQWLPFDDRRSKENNTNITSSLTYKILPDWGYGRVYTVVVVNCTFPQPTNLDNSGGTLVLQASTSGGGDSKFNLTDTIPALTEPPGTLNLSLFTSRPKYDYLYCGSSLYGKLSPQRVREWVAYHVRLFGERSHFVIHDAGGVHEEVLEVLRPWMELGYVTLQDIREQERFDGYYHNQFMVVNDCLHRYKFMAKWIFFFDVDEFIYVPPKSTIRSVLDSLSDYSQFTIEQMPMSSKLCHTVDAAKRNRKWGFEKLVYRDVKKGIRRDRKYAIQPRNVFATGVHMSQNLAGKTTHKTEGRIKYFHYHGTIAERREPCRYLINSTEINYEKTPYVLDTTLRDVAGAVKKFELKMIGPRLQNTRQ from the exons ATGGGGAAAGAGAGATCAGGTGGTGCATCGGGAGAGAAGAACAACAAGATGCTTGTTGGGGTGGTATGCAACTTCGCTGCTGAGCTGAAGCTCTTGTTAACCGCACTCCTTATCCTTTGCACTCTGGCTACCCTCCTCCAGTTTATCCCCTCACGCTTCTCCATATCCGCCTCTGATCTCCGCTTCTGCATCTCACGCATCGCCGCCGCCGACCCCCCGGCCAACTCTACTACCACCCTTGCTCAACCCTCTCTTTTTCCTAATTATACCAAAACACAAGTAGAAAGAAACCCACAAACAGATGAGGTCCTCCCCACCGGCATCATACGCCGCGCATTCAACCCCTACGGTGCAGCTGCCTACAACTTCATCAACATGGGCTCCTACCGAGGCGGCCCTGACACTTTCGCCATTGTGGGCCTCGCCTCCAAGCCGCTCCACCTCTACGCCCGTCCCACCTACCAATGCCAGTGGCTGCCTTTTGATGATAGGCGTAGTAAAGAAAACAACACCAACATCACTAGTAGCCTTACTTACAAGATCCTCCCTGACTGGGGCTATGGCCGCGTCTACACTGTTGTAGTGGTGAACTGCACATTCCCCCAGCCCACAAACCTCGACAATTCTGGAGGGACTCTCGTTCTGCAAGCCTCCACATCCGGAGGAGGTGACTCCAAATTTAACCTCACCGACACCATCCCTGCCTTGACAGAACCACCCGGCACCTTGAACCTTTCCCTCTTCACCTCCAGACCCAAGTACGATTACCTTTACTGCGGGTCCTCCTTGTACGGGAAGCTGAGCCCCCAGAGAGTGAGGGAGTGGGTAGCCTACCACGTCAGGCTGTTCGGAGAGAGGTCTCATTTCGTTATACACGACGCTGGTGGGGTCCACGAGGAAGTGTTGGAGGTCTTAAGGCCATGGATGGAGCTTGGCTACGTAACGCTTCAAGACATAAGGGAGCAGGAGAGATTCGATGGGTACTACCACAATCAATTCATGGTGGTGAACGATTGCCTACACAGATACAAGTTTATGGCAAAGTGGATATTCTTCTTCGATGTGGATGAATTCATCTATGTGCCTCCCAAGAGCACCATTCGTTCGGTGCTGGACTCCCTTTCCGACTATTCTCAGTTCACTATTGAACAGATGCCTATGAGCAGCAAGCTTTGCCACACTGTTGATGCTGCTAAACGTAACAG GAAATGGGGTTTTGAGAAGCTTGTGTATAGAGATGTGAAAAAGGGAATAAGGAGGGACCGCAAGTACGCAATTCAACCACGCAATGTGTTTGCCACCGGGGTTCACATGTCACAGAACCTAGCGGGCAAGACCACTCACAAGACTGAGGGCAGGATCAAGTACTTCCACTATCATGGAACCATAGCAGAAAGGCGTGAGCCATGCAGATACCTGATTAACTCCACGGAGATCAACTATGAGAAAACCCCTTATGTTTTGGACACCACCTTGAGGGATGTTGCTGGGGCTGTCAAGAAATTTGAGCTGAAAATGATTGGACCTAGGTTACAAAACACTCGCCAATAG
- the LOC18606983 gene encoding uncharacterized protein LOC18606983, with product MCCSKFKLHKDSNIASTVAEINGRPVLQPPSNQITSSDKRNSLKKISSNSPALSAPLQLSNSRARAVKATMPSLSPPISPKSPRPTALKREKDSNELNSSSEKVIALRCNVKLDSTVKKPKNASGGGVALTSVDAKYSSSFMVLEAPGSIAAARREQVAMIQEQRKMRIAHYGRTKSAKYERKMVGLDSSAARTAARQDQRRCSFITVNSDPVYAAYHDEEWGVAVHDDKLLFELVVLIGAQVGSDWTSVLKKRQDFREAFSGFDAEVIAGFSEKNILSISSDYGIDVSQVRAAVDNANRILEVRKEFGSFNNYLWGFVNHKRIVTQYKSCHKIPVKTSKSEAISKDMVRRGFRFVGPTVIHSLMQAAGLTNDHLITCPRHLQCIALASQFPTVAPAL from the exons ATGTGTTGCTCTAAGTTTAAGCTTCACAAAGATTCCAACATCGCTTCAACAGTTGCTGAAATCAACGGTCGTCCGGTCCTTCAACCTccttcaaatcaaattaccAGCTCCGACAAACGCAACTCACTTAAGAAGATATCCTCAAATTCACCAGCTCTATCCGCACCTCTACAGCTGTCAAATAGTAGAGCTAGAGCTGTTAAAGCTACTATGCCTTCACTGTCACCTCCTATCTCTCCCAAGTCACCTAGACCAACTGCTCTTAAGAGAGAAAAGGATTCTAATGAGCTGAATTCTAGCTCTGAGAAGGTGATCGCGCTACGGTGCAACGTAAAGCTGGATAGTACAGTCAAAAAGCCAAAGAATGCTAGTGGGGGAGGAGTTGCACTAACCTCAGTTGACGCTAAATACTCTTCCTCTTTTATGGTGCTTGAGGCTCCGGGAAGCATAGCCGCGGCAAGGAGGGAACAGGTTGCTATGAttcaagaacaaagaaaaatgaggatTGCACATTATGGAAGAACAAAGTCCGCCAAGTATGAAAGAAAGATGGTTGGACTCGATTCATCAGCTGCACGTACTGCTGCAAGACAAGATCAGAGGAGATGCAGTTTCATTACAGTTAACTCAG ACCCTGTCTATGCTGCTTACCATGATGAAGAATGGGGAGTGGCTGTGCATGACGATAA ACTGTTGTTTGAATTGGTTGTATTGATTGGTGCTCAAGTCGGATCAGACTGGACTTCAGTACTGAAGAAGCGGCAAGATTTTAG GGAGGCCTTTTCAGGATTTGATGCAGAGGTTATCGCCGGATTCAGTGAAAAGAACATACTATCAATTAGTTCTGATTATGGCATTGATGTAAGCCAAGTTCGAGCTGCTGTTGACAACGCTAACCGAATTCTTGAg GTTAGGAAAGAATTCGGATCTTTCAACAACTACTTGTGGGGATTTGTAAACCACAAACGTATTGTCACTCAGTACAAATCATGCCACAAGATCCCTGTGAAGACCTCAAAATCCGAAGCCATCAGCAAAGACATGGTGAGGAGGGGGTTTAGGTTTGTTGGCCCTACTGTAATCCACTCATTGATGCAAGCAGCTGGTCTCACCAACGACCACTTGATCACTTGTCCAAGGCACCTACAATGTATTGCCTTGGCGTCTCAATTTCCTACCGTAGCTCCAGCTCTATAG